The following proteins come from a genomic window of Candidatus Thiodiazotropha sp. CDECU1:
- a CDS encoding right-handed parallel beta-helix repeat-containing protein has product MVNESQGYKKSSVITIVTLILLTLASSALNAAQFVLDVVDADGNAVSGFRYMLQEDTTFNVDPTDPATTADPTATSDGLLSLSFHKSYHPLGQAQTTAAGLSGNTDGSSVNITSVPPGRYYVSVLPYAGHSISGGSVEVLPNAQDPNQSLDNLTVTVQAHPIPTAQISIFLFQDTFPINGAPDVPQEINPAPGEPGHVDWRQFSLFLEEPGGRYGIAGGQVIQDAFANPLGTKYLDTCDVNGASDADPFTNFICYGVDGAPVVDSLGDGTLRPDINGLLQVKNIAPGKYGVVIIPPAKQAGEIAGWSQTSTIEGSKVIDAWVKANEPAAFVEFGPPGPHVFVGFVKATADDGFSPLPAPQTGQQVATVSGTVKDIHLSRPPLTQFTAGRPFPGCWIGLNNMAADGQGVYAAPCDDTSSFNIPDVPPGSYQLVIWDANNDAVISAQPLTVDPTGGTCNGGATCELGDVGVFNWFSRINAGIFNDDDLDGYWDDTEHGIGPESQDVSLRWRDGTIYQNFATDSEGFAPFDEVFPFFHWLVAEVSFANKKATGATFVVDAGGAIDFGLPANANGEFPTYGELVAQPQVCTTAQSANPDDPNFGCVVGNPIINPNTLDNLSNTETGQVLTAGVQGFLGQTSVMQFGKTDYVAYTDPIFPPPPGGPIQYVGENGGISGIVYYATTRAENEPQFAAAEEWEPGVPRVQLALYADGDIDCFPQGNFPVDDCDIDWNANGLLDADDGLIDDVNGSGGIDYADVDNYPFGNFPGPEDVDNHPADTDFNMGDALQVTTTDSWDDSLPEGCQGQNNVAGVSVIDPPIDDDRCFDGLRNFNQIRPAVFDGGFAFNEYATGSLPVAIQDKLNAFYTDRITLVGQSSAGIDRLPAEWILPGDYIVEMATPPGYEQLREEHKNVDFGDEYKPNEDQDAASATAMALPPACVGDGHTVPQYMTMVTKDGSGTDPGDGTNLVDPGLLGDEGVFAPFAGDTRPLCDRKQVPLSAGQNAAAEFFLMTHVPKAANISGIALNDLANEFNAASPSFGEKYAPPHIPIAFYDWNGNEVNRIYSDRWGRFNALAPSTFTANLPMPSGMSPNMLISCMNDAGPIPNPAYDPALDTDGDGIDSNGASAKIIDPFFDAQYSQFCYTFQYMPGTITYLDTPVVPIAAFASEGQFPLDCEASTNTPVISSVTRVTGGGGPFGLPGQQIRINSMGSNVVVPNPEWDGIDHANRTITRDYSFQPAARVFLVEILPNGFGAYNPLLNYSVDASGNFMTGDIPAVPPADYQLVVSQGGVESPLGVTFTVGVDDNGTERGVRPNGGFYDIHRIPEDFASIQEAIGNPTLGQNGVAAGDMILVGPGTYDEMVIMWKPVKLQGWGAGAVTINARQSPTDKIIAWRDLSQLLVDEGMITQLPGQTNAPFGFAGLLGGTFPTEEGAGVFIAGVRNGPNRFNRLANRGARVDGLTIVGASTGGGIIANGYNQYLSVSNNRLTANAGFNGGAIRLGHPDLTHTIANENDPSYVDGNDNQAVGALVYDDAKNDRARIHHNMVIKNGGLNGSGGGISLYTGADAYRVQNNWICGNFSQGNGGGIAHLGLSRGGIIEDNTIIFNETFRQTPGSSPAGGGIYIGGQIALIPEAETGLMLSPGSGNVTIDANLIRGNLAGAGDGGGIMLDSINGQDIGQNTDSFGSWYGVGVYNNMIDNNVAGVAGGGISLLDAPRTFIRNNTVANNDSTSTGSQAFATNSPNQSTPLPAGIVSRLHGTVMAQLLNIDEDNGDVFLEDGVLGAREDQRSRFSDPVLRDSIIYHNRSFFWTNYDVAGTPVVENTLVPVTCLTPTDPASDTTCDIATYAPDFDAVSRDLGVLDGIVVTGDLLNPRQSLLLAGTPYHTSNTFTTGNTGFVNGYFNDGRDNTLLFNEPVGLATAAALDEGGNFIQVSFGPLSLVEPDQIVGNAEGPLFDYHLTGASDAVDAGGNTPGTGRLSVDFDNQPRPTSSLSDIGADEL; this is encoded by the coding sequence ATGGTAAATGAGAGTCAGGGTTACAAAAAAAGCAGTGTGATCACCATTGTCACGCTAATACTGCTAACTCTAGCCAGTAGCGCTTTGAATGCTGCGCAATTTGTCCTCGATGTTGTAGATGCCGATGGCAACGCTGTTAGTGGATTCCGCTATATGCTGCAGGAGGATACAACCTTCAACGTGGATCCTACAGACCCTGCTACCACGGCTGATCCCACAGCAACATCCGATGGTCTGTTGTCACTGAGTTTTCATAAAAGCTATCATCCATTAGGACAGGCGCAAACCACAGCGGCTGGCTTGAGTGGGAACACGGATGGATCCAGCGTCAACATCACGAGTGTACCGCCGGGTCGCTACTACGTCTCTGTTCTGCCCTATGCCGGTCATAGCATCAGTGGTGGTTCGGTCGAGGTGCTGCCAAATGCACAGGATCCGAATCAATCACTGGATAACCTGACGGTAACGGTTCAGGCTCATCCTATTCCGACTGCCCAGATTTCAATCTTCCTGTTCCAGGATACATTTCCAATCAACGGCGCACCAGATGTACCCCAAGAGATCAATCCTGCTCCAGGCGAGCCCGGCCATGTGGACTGGAGGCAGTTTTCCCTGTTTCTGGAAGAGCCCGGTGGTCGTTACGGCATAGCGGGTGGCCAGGTCATCCAGGATGCCTTCGCCAATCCCCTGGGCACCAAGTATCTTGATACCTGTGATGTGAATGGTGCCAGCGATGCCGATCCTTTCACCAATTTCATCTGTTATGGCGTCGATGGCGCACCTGTTGTCGATAGCCTTGGCGACGGTACCCTGCGTCCCGATATCAACGGTCTGCTGCAAGTTAAAAACATCGCCCCCGGCAAATATGGCGTGGTTATCATTCCACCCGCCAAACAGGCCGGTGAAATTGCCGGGTGGTCACAGACCAGTACCATCGAAGGATCCAAGGTCATTGATGCCTGGGTAAAAGCAAATGAGCCTGCTGCGTTCGTCGAGTTTGGTCCTCCAGGCCCGCATGTATTCGTGGGTTTTGTGAAAGCGACCGCCGACGACGGCTTCAGTCCTTTGCCTGCACCACAAACCGGCCAACAGGTCGCCACAGTCAGTGGTACTGTCAAAGACATTCATCTATCCCGCCCACCGCTTACCCAGTTCACCGCCGGTCGTCCCTTCCCCGGTTGCTGGATCGGCCTGAATAACATGGCCGCCGATGGCCAGGGTGTCTATGCGGCACCTTGCGACGACACCAGCAGCTTTAACATTCCCGACGTTCCACCGGGCAGTTACCAGTTGGTGATATGGGATGCCAACAATGATGCGGTCATCAGCGCTCAACCACTGACTGTCGATCCCACAGGCGGTACCTGTAATGGTGGTGCTACTTGTGAATTGGGTGATGTAGGTGTCTTCAACTGGTTTAGCCGCATCAATGCCGGTATCTTCAACGACGATGACCTGGACGGTTACTGGGACGACACCGAACATGGTATCGGTCCGGAGAGTCAGGACGTGAGTCTGCGCTGGCGTGATGGCACCATCTATCAGAACTTCGCCACCGACAGTGAAGGCTTCGCTCCCTTCGATGAGGTGTTCCCCTTCTTCCATTGGCTGGTTGCGGAAGTCAGTTTCGCCAACAAGAAGGCAACCGGTGCCACCTTTGTGGTGGATGCGGGAGGCGCGATCGATTTCGGCCTGCCGGCCAACGCCAATGGCGAGTTCCCCACCTATGGTGAGCTGGTGGCGCAACCCCAGGTTTGTACCACAGCCCAATCCGCGAATCCGGATGATCCGAATTTCGGTTGTGTTGTCGGCAATCCCATCATCAATCCCAATACCCTTGATAACCTGTCAAACACGGAAACCGGTCAGGTCTTGACCGCGGGTGTCCAGGGCTTTCTCGGCCAGACCAGTGTGATGCAGTTCGGTAAGACCGACTATGTCGCCTACACCGATCCGATCTTTCCGCCTCCCCCAGGTGGTCCGATTCAGTATGTGGGTGAAAACGGTGGTATCTCCGGTATTGTCTACTACGCCACCACCCGTGCGGAGAATGAACCCCAGTTCGCTGCCGCCGAAGAGTGGGAGCCCGGTGTACCGCGGGTACAGCTTGCGCTCTATGCCGATGGCGATATCGATTGTTTCCCACAGGGTAACTTTCCCGTTGATGACTGTGATATCGACTGGAACGCCAACGGTCTGCTCGACGCTGATGACGGTCTCATCGACGATGTGAATGGCAGCGGCGGGATTGATTATGCGGATGTGGACAACTATCCGTTTGGCAACTTCCCCGGTCCGGAAGATGTGGACAATCATCCGGCTGATACCGACTTTAATATGGGTGACGCGCTGCAGGTCACCACAACCGACAGTTGGGATGATAGCCTGCCCGAGGGTTGTCAGGGTCAGAACAACGTAGCCGGTGTTTCTGTGATCGATCCACCCATTGACGACGATCGCTGCTTCGACGGCCTGCGTAACTTCAACCAGATTCGTCCCGCGGTGTTCGATGGCGGTTTCGCCTTCAACGAGTACGCTACCGGGTCATTGCCTGTGGCTATTCAGGACAAGCTGAACGCCTTCTATACCGATAGAATCACCCTGGTCGGTCAATCGAGCGCAGGTATCGACAGACTTCCTGCAGAGTGGATTCTGCCCGGTGACTACATCGTCGAGATGGCGACGCCTCCCGGCTACGAGCAGCTGAGAGAGGAGCACAAGAACGTCGACTTCGGTGACGAGTACAAGCCCAATGAGGATCAGGATGCCGCCTCGGCAACCGCCATGGCGCTGCCCCCCGCCTGCGTGGGCGACGGCCATACGGTCCCTCAGTACATGACCATGGTCACCAAGGATGGCAGCGGCACCGATCCGGGTGACGGCACCAATCTGGTGGATCCCGGTCTGCTCGGCGATGAGGGCGTATTCGCACCTTTCGCCGGTGACACGCGACCGCTGTGTGATCGTAAACAGGTACCCCTGTCGGCCGGTCAGAATGCCGCCGCTGAGTTCTTCCTCATGACCCATGTGCCGAAAGCGGCCAATATATCGGGTATCGCCCTGAATGACTTGGCAAATGAGTTCAATGCCGCTTCACCGAGTTTTGGTGAGAAGTACGCACCACCGCATATCCCGATCGCCTTCTATGATTGGAACGGCAACGAAGTGAACCGCATCTATTCGGATCGCTGGGGACGCTTCAATGCACTGGCGCCTTCCACCTTCACCGCTAATCTGCCCATGCCTTCCGGTATGTCGCCGAACATGCTGATCTCTTGCATGAACGATGCGGGTCCGATCCCGAATCCGGCCTATGATCCAGCACTGGATACTGATGGCGATGGCATCGACAGTAATGGCGCCTCTGCCAAGATCATCGATCCCTTCTTCGATGCGCAGTACAGCCAGTTCTGTTACACCTTCCAATATATGCCTGGCACCATCACCTATCTGGATACTCCGGTGGTGCCGATTGCGGCCTTTGCCAGCGAGGGTCAATTCCCTCTCGATTGTGAAGCGTCCACCAATACGCCAGTGATCTCTTCGGTTACTCGCGTTACCGGTGGCGGCGGTCCGTTCGGGCTGCCAGGTCAGCAGATCCGGATCAACTCCATGGGCAGCAATGTGGTGGTACCCAATCCTGAATGGGACGGTATCGATCATGCCAACAGGACGATCACCCGTGATTACAGCTTCCAGCCCGCGGCTCGGGTCTTCCTGGTGGAGATCCTGCCAAATGGCTTTGGCGCTTACAATCCGCTGCTTAACTACTCTGTCGATGCATCCGGTAATTTCATGACAGGTGATATCCCGGCTGTACCACCGGCCGACTATCAGCTCGTCGTGTCACAGGGAGGCGTTGAATCACCACTGGGTGTTACCTTTACCGTGGGTGTGGATGACAACGGTACTGAGAGAGGCGTTCGGCCAAACGGTGGCTTCTATGATATCCATCGCATCCCGGAAGATTTCGCATCGATTCAGGAAGCGATCGGTAATCCGACTCTTGGTCAGAATGGTGTGGCCGCCGGCGATATGATCCTGGTGGGCCCCGGCACCTATGACGAGATGGTGATCATGTGGAAGCCCGTCAAGCTACAGGGTTGGGGAGCTGGTGCGGTGACGATTAACGCCAGACAGTCCCCCACAGACAAGATCATCGCCTGGCGTGATCTGAGCCAGCTCCTGGTGGATGAAGGTATGATCACCCAGCTGCCTGGACAGACCAATGCACCGTTTGGTTTCGCAGGGCTTCTCGGTGGCACATTCCCCACTGAAGAGGGTGCGGGTGTCTTCATCGCCGGCGTACGCAACGGTCCCAATCGCTTCAACCGGTTGGCCAACCGCGGCGCACGGGTCGATGGTCTGACCATCGTCGGGGCGAGCACAGGCGGCGGCATCATCGCCAATGGGTATAATCAATACCTCAGCGTCTCCAACAATCGCCTGACCGCGAATGCGGGTTTCAATGGCGGTGCGATTCGTCTGGGCCATCCCGACCTGACCCATACCATCGCCAATGAGAACGATCCGAGTTACGTTGACGGTAACGATAATCAAGCGGTCGGCGCCCTGGTCTATGACGATGCCAAGAACGACCGTGCCCGTATCCATCACAACATGGTCATCAAGAATGGTGGTCTGAACGGATCGGGTGGCGGTATCTCGCTCTATACGGGTGCCGATGCCTACCGGGTGCAGAACAACTGGATCTGCGGCAACTTCAGCCAGGGTAACGGTGGCGGTATCGCCCATCTGGGTCTCTCCAGAGGCGGCATCATTGAAGACAACACCATTATCTTCAATGAGACCTTCCGCCAGACCCCCGGCAGTTCACCCGCAGGTGGTGGTATCTATATCGGTGGCCAGATTGCGCTGATACCCGAGGCTGAAACCGGTCTGATGTTGTCCCCCGGCAGCGGTAACGTAACCATTGATGCCAATCTGATTCGAGGCAACCTGGCTGGCGCCGGTGATGGCGGCGGTATCATGCTGGATAGCATCAATGGTCAGGATATCGGTCAGAACACGGACTCATTCGGTTCCTGGTACGGCGTCGGTGTCTACAACAATATGATCGATAACAACGTTGCGGGCGTGGCCGGTGGCGGTATATCACTGTTGGATGCGCCAAGGACCTTTATCCGCAACAACACTGTTGCCAACAACGACTCGACGTCGACCGGCTCTCAAGCCTTCGCTACCAACTCACCCAACCAGTCGACTCCGCTGCCTGCAGGTATCGTCTCGCGACTGCATGGTACCGTGATGGCTCAGTTGTTGAACATCGACGAAGACAATGGCGATGTGTTTCTGGAAGATGGCGTCCTGGGTGCTAGAGAAGATCAGCGCTCCCGCTTCTCCGATCCGGTTCTGCGTGACAGCATTATCTATCACAACCGTTCGTTCTTCTGGACCAACTACGATGTTGCCGGTACGCCGGTGGTTGAAAACACACTGGTTCCGGTCACCTGTCTGACACCGACCGATCCGGCCAGTGATACGACCTGTGATATCGCTACCTACGCACCTGACTTTGATGCGGTCTCAAGGGACCTGGGTGTATTGGACGGTATTGTCGTGACTGGCGATCTGCTCAATCCCAGGCAGTCGCTGCTGTTGGCAGGTACGCCGTACCACACGAGTAACACATTCACTACCGGTAATACCGGGTTCGTGAATGGCTACTTCAATGATGGCCGTGACAACACACTGCTGTTCAACGAACCCGTAGGTCTGGCGACGGCGGCAGCCCTGGACGAGGGTGGTAACTTCATCCAGGTCTCCTTCGGCCCCTTATCCCTGGTCGAGCCTGACCAGATTGTCGGTAATGCGGAAGGTCCGCTGTTCGACTACCACCTGACCGGGGCTTCCGATGCGGTTGATGCCGGTGGCAACACCCCAGGAACGGGTCGGTTGAGTGTGGATTTCGACAATCAACCGCGGCCTACGTCAAGCCTGTCTGATATCGGCGCTGATGAGCTGTAA
- a CDS encoding multicopper oxidase domain-containing protein, which produces MKIFSKNTLAGAIALTLLGVVGSASAVVNVQCPGDTNGDAVIDVPDPAHPNAKCMHLIAGDSFAVMSDGNPLYTFGFGDKTGGGNLPDVVIGNGILAAEWPGPTIELDQGDEFFLSLTNVGTVMRPDLFDPHTVHFHGFPNASAAFDGVPEVSISINMGSTLTYYYNIVEPGTYIYHCHVEATEHMEMGMLANLYVHPAQDMSGCVDENGVSTGACPVSQRGGNATGPGGYVYNDGDGTTAWDVEVALQFSSFDAEFHDASLFVQPLPFAHLHGNYPQINGRGYPDTVVPGDLPAPTDNAVPVAGHPAGKVTGNPGEVLNNGDPTQTMDSVIEVDQGQRLLLRLSNVGLDRFWTITAMGLKMKLVGAGARQMRGSDGKNLYRETASLNFGGGETTDVIIDTTDVAPGTYFLHATEVHQMSNATQLDGGMITEIVVN; this is translated from the coding sequence ATGAAAATCTTTAGCAAAAACACGCTGGCAGGCGCTATCGCTCTCACTTTGTTGGGCGTCGTGGGTTCCGCAAGTGCCGTGGTCAATGTTCAGTGTCCAGGGGATACAAATGGTGATGCTGTCATCGATGTACCTGATCCGGCGCATCCGAATGCGAAGTGTATGCATCTGATCGCCGGCGACAGCTTCGCGGTCATGTCCGACGGTAATCCCTTATACACCTTCGGTTTCGGTGACAAGACGGGTGGTGGTAATCTGCCAGACGTAGTGATCGGTAACGGTATACTCGCTGCAGAGTGGCCTGGACCCACTATCGAGTTGGACCAGGGTGATGAGTTCTTTCTCAGCCTGACCAATGTGGGAACAGTGATGCGCCCGGATCTGTTCGATCCCCATACGGTCCATTTCCATGGTTTTCCCAATGCGTCGGCGGCATTCGACGGCGTGCCGGAGGTCTCGATCTCGATCAACATGGGTTCGACCCTGACCTACTACTACAACATCGTCGAGCCCGGCACCTATATCTACCACTGTCATGTGGAGGCGACCGAGCATATGGAGATGGGCATGTTGGCCAACCTCTATGTGCATCCCGCTCAAGATATGAGCGGCTGTGTTGATGAGAATGGCGTATCCACCGGGGCCTGTCCTGTTTCCCAGCGAGGAGGTAATGCGACGGGGCCGGGAGGCTACGTCTATAACGACGGCGACGGTACCACGGCCTGGGATGTGGAAGTGGCACTGCAGTTCTCCAGTTTCGATGCCGAATTCCATGATGCCAGTCTGTTTGTGCAACCGCTGCCTTTTGCACACCTGCACGGTAACTATCCACAGATCAACGGCCGGGGTTATCCAGATACGGTAGTACCCGGAGACCTGCCGGCACCGACAGACAACGCAGTGCCCGTTGCGGGTCACCCGGCAGGTAAAGTGACCGGTAATCCGGGAGAGGTACTCAACAACGGCGATCCCACCCAAACCATGGATTCGGTGATTGAAGTCGACCAGGGTCAGCGGCTGTTACTGCGCCTGTCGAATGTAGGTCTGGACCGCTTCTGGACCATCACCGCCATGGGTCTGAAGATGAAGCTTGTCGGTGCCGGTGCACGTCAGATGCGGGGTAGCGATGGTAAGAATCTCTATCGTGAAACAGCTTCGCTCAACTTCGGCGGCGGTGAGACCACCGATGTGATAATCGATACCACCGACGTGGCGCCAGGCACCTACTTCCTGCATGCCACAGAAGTCCACCAGATGAGTAATGCAACGCAGTTGGATGGCGGCATGATCACAGAGATCGTCGTCAACTGA
- a CDS encoding multicopper oxidase domain-containing protein has protein sequence MKRLLKQPGRLMGLLLLGLSGLLAVPQAQAVHDIRGLTQATPSGAFNLYAFPFNMNLPEGTSLYMWGFGDMDMGAGSTHPAQGDGYALPQYPAPTLIVTEGEAVTINMTNYGVPDPVSIVVTGHHVTASGGSAGLVTNAADLNQTVTYTFTAGSPGTYVYHSLNGDSPGLHTEMGLLGVMIVRPNDNSRTAYGAGTGTDYDQENLYLMTEIDPDIHIQMEKGHFAHFTNADRHAKIWFINGRVFPDLFQGDFNSLFPNQPYESLVLAQPGDKVLVRNVNAGHDSHPMHYHGENLRFIGRDGKMLTSDGLVSDLGRSDNTINSAPKQTVDAIWTWTGKGLNWDIYGHDTAHVCIDNDGDDFGDVEAGSTYDHEYCPDHGKPLPVTMPGVGDLTLGGWWSGSPFLGDTGDLPVGEGGLNPFGGYFLVWHSHAEKELTTFDIFPGGSLGAVVVLPPGTPIE, from the coding sequence ATGAAAAGACTACTCAAACAACCTGGACGGCTCATGGGCCTCCTGTTATTGGGACTCAGCGGCTTGCTGGCTGTGCCTCAGGCTCAGGCCGTGCACGATATCCGCGGTCTTACGCAAGCGACCCCCAGTGGTGCGTTCAATCTGTATGCGTTTCCCTTCAATATGAACCTGCCGGAGGGTACCAGCCTCTACATGTGGGGTTTCGGTGACATGGACATGGGCGCGGGCAGTACACATCCTGCTCAGGGTGACGGTTATGCCTTACCCCAATATCCGGCACCAACTCTGATTGTCACTGAAGGTGAGGCCGTTACCATCAACATGACCAACTATGGTGTGCCTGATCCGGTATCGATTGTGGTTACCGGCCATCACGTGACTGCCTCAGGGGGAAGTGCCGGCCTGGTCACCAATGCGGCGGACCTGAACCAAACGGTCACTTATACCTTCACTGCAGGCTCTCCAGGCACCTATGTCTACCACAGCCTGAATGGTGACAGTCCCGGACTGCACACCGAGATGGGTCTGCTCGGGGTCATGATCGTTAGACCTAACGACAACAGTCGCACCGCCTATGGCGCCGGAACGGGTACCGACTACGATCAGGAAAACCTCTACCTGATGACCGAGATCGATCCGGATATCCACATTCAGATGGAGAAGGGCCATTTTGCCCACTTTACCAATGCGGATCGTCACGCCAAGATCTGGTTCATCAACGGGCGAGTCTTTCCCGACCTCTTTCAGGGCGATTTCAACTCCCTGTTTCCCAACCAGCCTTATGAATCACTGGTGCTGGCCCAACCGGGGGACAAAGTGTTGGTGCGTAATGTCAACGCCGGTCATGATTCCCATCCCATGCACTACCACGGTGAGAATCTGAGATTCATCGGTCGCGATGGCAAGATGCTCACTTCAGATGGCCTGGTTTCCGACCTGGGACGTTCCGACAACACCATCAACTCCGCGCCGAAACAGACCGTGGATGCCATCTGGACATGGACAGGTAAGGGTTTGAACTGGGATATCTACGGCCACGATACCGCGCATGTCTGCATTGATAATGACGGCGATGATTTTGGTGATGTTGAGGCCGGGTCTACCTATGATCACGAATATTGCCCAGATCACGGGAAACCCCTGCCGGTCACCATGCCTGGTGTGGGTGATCTTACCCTGGGTGGTTGGTGGAGCGGCAGCCCATTCCTCGGCGATACCGGCGATCTACCGGTGGGCGAGGGCGGACTCAACCCCTTCGGCGGCTACTTCCTGGTATGGCACTCCCATGCGGAAAAAGAGCTGACCACATTCGATATCTTCCCTGGCGGCAGCCTGGGAGCCGTGGTTGTGTTACCTCCCGGTACACCCATCGAATAA